The proteins below come from a single Chryseobacterium capnotolerans genomic window:
- a CDS encoding lysophospholipid acyltransferase family protein, whose protein sequence is MSLISKNDLIKASGLSKIGFLKNPVASAVMSIAKINEVNKLYDKLKDKEGKDFFDSFVRERNLSYVAFEEDLAKIPKTGPFVLVSNHPLGAIDGILMCKILSEVRPDFKVMGNFLLEKIKPMEPYVIAVNPFENRKEAYSSSSGMRETLKHLQDGGCVGIFPAGEVSNKNNPYGEILDKEWEKTALKLIRMAKVPVVPMYFHAKNSRLFYQVAKLHPSLQTLMLPAEMMNDREKPIRIRIGKPISVKAMDEMETIEELGEFLKRKVYMMKSYYEKRKSLAQSINLQNLSVKFPLLKEENIVQNIIDETPIEDIIKDVDKLRGTEKMLFSNGNYEIYFTTYEEIPSIMREIGRQRELTFRAVGEGSNLPFDLDEYDKHYHHLFLWDNGEKKLAGAYRMALGREVMKKYGIKGFYTSSLFEFEQDIHPFFKKVIEMGRAYICQEYQQKPLPLFLLWRGIVHVCLRNPDHKFLMGGVSISNKFSEFSKSLMIEFMRSNYFDSAVAQYITPRNEYKVKLRDRDKSLFFDEMESDLNKLDKIIDDLEPELRLPVLIKKYIKQNAKVIAFNVDPNFNDAIDGLMYIRISDLPESTIKPVLEEMSEQIRKEQENNPADNQ, encoded by the coding sequence ATGAGTTTAATTTCGAAAAACGATCTGATCAAAGCTTCCGGCTTAAGTAAAATTGGGTTCCTAAAGAATCCAGTAGCATCTGCTGTGATGAGCATTGCTAAAATAAATGAAGTAAATAAATTATACGATAAATTAAAAGATAAGGAAGGCAAAGACTTTTTCGACTCATTTGTAAGAGAAAGAAACCTAAGCTATGTAGCTTTTGAAGAGGATCTGGCAAAGATTCCGAAAACTGGACCATTTGTGCTGGTTTCCAATCACCCGCTGGGGGCTATTGACGGAATTCTGATGTGCAAGATCTTATCGGAGGTTCGTCCGGATTTTAAGGTAATGGGAAATTTCCTTTTGGAAAAGATCAAACCTATGGAACCTTATGTAATCGCAGTGAACCCTTTTGAAAACAGAAAAGAAGCTTACAGCAGCTCTTCAGGAATGCGTGAAACGCTCAAGCATCTACAGGATGGAGGCTGCGTAGGTATTTTTCCGGCTGGAGAAGTTTCTAACAAGAACAATCCTTATGGAGAAATTTTAGATAAAGAATGGGAAAAAACAGCACTTAAGCTTATCAGAATGGCTAAAGTGCCTGTTGTTCCTATGTATTTCCATGCAAAGAACAGCCGCCTGTTTTATCAGGTAGCAAAACTTCACCCAAGTTTACAGACGCTTATGCTTCCTGCGGAAATGATGAATGACAGGGAGAAGCCAATCAGAATCAGGATTGGAAAACCAATTTCTGTAAAAGCGATGGATGAAATGGAAACCATCGAAGAACTGGGAGAATTTCTAAAACGTAAGGTTTATATGATGAAATCTTACTACGAAAAAAGAAAATCTTTAGCTCAGAGCATTAACCTTCAGAATCTTTCTGTAAAATTCCCTTTATTGAAAGAGGAAAATATTGTTCAGAACATTATTGATGAAACCCCTATAGAGGACATCATTAAAGATGTGGATAAATTAAGGGGAACAGAAAAAATGCTTTTCAGCAACGGGAACTATGAGATTTATTTCACTACTTATGAAGAAATCCCTTCAATTATGAGGGAAATTGGACGTCAGCGAGAGCTGACCTTCCGTGCGGTAGGAGAAGGAAGTAATCTTCCGTTTGACCTGGATGAATATGATAAGCATTATCATCACCTTTTCCTTTGGGATAATGGTGAGAAAAAACTGGCTGGAGCTTACAGAATGGCTTTGGGTAGAGAGGTAATGAAGAAATATGGTATCAAAGGTTTCTACACAAGCTCTTTATTTGAGTTTGAGCAGGACATTCACCCTTTCTTTAAAAAGGTCATTGAAATGGGACGTGCTTATATCTGCCAGGAATATCAGCAGAAGCCACTACCACTTTTCCTTTTATGGAGAGGAATTGTACATGTATGCCTTAGAAATCCTGATCATAAATTCCTGATGGGAGGTGTAAGTATTTCGAATAAGTTTTCTGAATTCTCCAAGTCGCTGATGATTGAGTTTATGCGCTCTAATTATTTTGATTCTGCAGTGGCTCAATATATCACTCCGAGAAATGAATATAAGGTAAAACTTAGAGACAGAGATAAGAGTCTTTTCTTTGACGAAATGGAATCAGATCTTAACAAATTGGATAAGATTATTGATGACCTGGAACCTGAATTAAGATTACCTGTTCTGATCAAAAAATATATTAAACAAAATGCTAAAGTCATTGCATTTAATGTTGACCCGAACTTCAACGATGCTATTGACGGATTGATGTATATTAGGATCAGTGACCTTCCTGAAAGTACGATAAAACCTGTACTAGAAGAAATGAGTGAACAAATCAGAAAGGAGCAGGAAAATAATCCGGCTGATAATCAGTAG
- a CDS encoding 3-hydroxyacyl-CoA dehydrogenase — translation MDFKNITIAGSGVLGYQIAFQTAYHGFKVTVYDINDEVLEKAKRKFTALSEAYQQDLHATPKELETAFKNLSYTSDLAEAVKDADLLIEAVPEDPNIKIEFYHKLSQVAPEKTVFATNSSTLLPSQFAEATGRPAQFVALHFANEIWKHNTGEVMRHPETSQEVFDSVIKFAKAIGMVALPINKEQPGYIVNSLLVPLLGAAVNLWVDGVADVETIDKTWMVATGAPTGPFGILDVVGINTAYNINKMEAEETQDPLKIKAVEKLKQDYIDKGKLGVLTGEGFYKYPNPSYQDKDFLK, via the coding sequence ATGGATTTTAAAAATATAACGATAGCCGGAAGTGGTGTATTAGGATATCAGATTGCCTTCCAGACAGCTTATCACGGATTTAAAGTTACAGTTTATGATATCAATGATGAGGTATTGGAAAAAGCCAAAAGGAAGTTCACGGCTTTAAGTGAAGCATATCAACAAGATTTACATGCGACACCGAAGGAATTGGAGACAGCCTTTAAAAACCTTAGCTATACTTCGGATCTTGCTGAGGCAGTAAAAGATGCAGATCTTCTGATAGAAGCGGTTCCTGAAGATCCGAATATTAAAATCGAGTTTTATCATAAGCTTTCCCAGGTGGCTCCGGAAAAAACAGTGTTTGCAACCAACTCTTCCACTCTCCTTCCGAGTCAGTTTGCCGAAGCTACAGGAAGACCTGCACAATTTGTAGCGCTCCATTTTGCCAATGAAATCTGGAAGCATAATACCGGAGAAGTAATGCGTCATCCTGAAACTTCACAGGAAGTATTTGACTCTGTTATAAAATTTGCCAAAGCCATTGGTATGGTAGCATTGCCAATCAACAAGGAACAGCCAGGATATATTGTCAACTCATTGCTTGTTCCATTGCTTGGCGCAGCTGTGAATCTTTGGGTAGACGGAGTAGCGGATGTTGAAACAATTGACAAAACATGGATGGTAGCTACTGGTGCTCCTACAGGTCCGTTTGGAATTCTGGACGTTGTGGGAATTAACACAGCCTATAACATCAACAAGATGGAAGCAGAAGAAACACAGGATCCGCTAAAGATAAAAGCTGTTGAAAAACTAAAACAAGATTATATTGATAAAGGAAAGCTGGGTGTTCTGACTGGTGAAGGATTTTATAAATATCCTAATCCTTCTTATCAGGACAAAGATTTCCTGAAATAG
- a CDS encoding bacteriocin-like protein: MKNLKRLQRAQLKTVKGGDIPIGCDTWDGGKRCCREWQTEYCNSPTCPDAPPPFCG; the protein is encoded by the coding sequence ATGAAAAATCTAAAAAGACTTCAGAGAGCACAGCTAAAGACCGTTAAAGGAGGAGATATTCCTATTGGCTGTGATACATGGGATGGAGGAAAAAGATGCTGTAGAGAGTGGCAAACTGAATATTGTAACAGTCCTACATGCCCGGATGCACCCCCTCCGTTTTGTGGCTAA
- a CDS encoding bacteriocin-like protein produces MKNLKKLNKRELKTINGGNIPVVPIGCNIWDFRARCCKEWDWEHSGNPTC; encoded by the coding sequence ATGAAAAATCTAAAAAAATTAAACAAAAGAGAGTTAAAAACTATTAACGGAGGAAATATTCCGGTAGTGCCCATAGGCTGCAACATATGGGATTTTAGAGCCAGATGTTGCAAAGAATGGGATTGGGAGCACTCAGGTAACCCAACTTGTTAA
- the fbp gene encoding class 1 fructose-bisphosphatase produces MSNQPLQTLGEFLIDKQDDFQYSTGEFSRLLSAIRLASKVVNREVNKAGIVDITGAAGNQNIQGEEQQKLDVIANEIFITALSQREVVCGIASEENDDFIDIKCGENGHLSKYVVLIDPLDGSSNIDVNVSVGTIFSIYRRVTEPGTPVQLEDFLQKGVNQIAAGYVIYGSSTMIVYTTGNGVNGFTLDPSLGTYYLSHPNMTFPKTGKIYSINEGNYIKFPQGVKNYLKYCQMEEGDRPYTSRYIGSLVADFHRNMLKGGIYIYPSYSQAPNGKLRLLYECNPMAFLAEQAGGKATDGFRRILEVEPTELHQRIPFFCGSIDMVEKAEEFMRIDSVK; encoded by the coding sequence ATGTCAAATCAGCCATTACAGACTTTAGGAGAATTTCTTATCGATAAACAGGACGATTTTCAATATTCAACAGGTGAATTTTCTCGTCTTCTAAGTGCAATAAGATTGGCTTCGAAAGTGGTTAACAGAGAAGTAAATAAAGCCGGAATTGTAGATATTACAGGAGCTGCAGGAAACCAGAATATTCAAGGGGAAGAACAGCAGAAATTAGATGTAATTGCTAATGAAATTTTTATTACGGCTTTGTCTCAAAGAGAGGTGGTTTGTGGTATTGCTTCTGAGGAAAATGACGATTTCATAGATATTAAATGTGGTGAAAATGGTCATTTAAGTAAATATGTTGTGTTAATTGATCCATTGGATGGATCTTCAAACATTGATGTAAACGTTTCTGTAGGAACGATCTTCTCTATTTACAGAAGAGTTACAGAACCTGGAACTCCAGTACAGCTGGAAGACTTCTTACAAAAAGGAGTGAACCAAATTGCAGCTGGATATGTAATCTATGGCTCTTCTACCATGATTGTTTATACAACAGGAAACGGAGTGAACGGGTTTACATTGGATCCTTCTTTGGGAACTTATTACCTTTCTCATCCTAATATGACTTTCCCAAAAACGGGTAAGATCTATTCTATTAATGAAGGAAACTATATTAAATTCCCTCAAGGAGTAAAAAATTATCTTAAATATTGCCAGATGGAAGAAGGAGATCGTCCTTACACTTCCAGATATATTGGTTCTCTGGTAGCAGATTTCCATAGAAATATGCTGAAAGGCGGAATTTATATTTATCCATCTTATTCCCAGGCACCCAATGGTAAATTAAGATTATTATACGAATGTAATCCAATGGCTTTCCTTGCAGAACAGGCGGGTGGAAAAGCTACGGATGGTTTCAGAAGAATTTTGGAAGTGGAGCCAACAGAACTTCACCAAAGAATTCCATTTTTCTGCGGAAGCATTGATATGGTAGAGAAAGCAGAAGAATTTATGCGTATTGACAGCGTAAAATAA
- a CDS encoding glutamine--tRNA ligase/YqeY domain fusion protein: MEEEKKSLNFIEQIIEDDLANGLNKDQIRFRFPPEPNGYLHVGHTKAICINFGLGEKYNAPVNLRFDDTNPEKEEQEFVDSIMKDVEWLGFKWDKVLYASDYFQQLYDWAVQLIKEGKAYVDEQPSEVITEQRKNPAEPGIESPYRNRPVEESLDLFERMKNGEFESGSMSLRAKIDMVSPNMNMRDPVMYRILNKPHHRTGTAWKIYPMYDWAHGESDYIEQISHSLCSLEFENHRPLYNWYLDQVYEEGKVKNKQREFARMNVSYMITSKRKLQRLVAEGVVTGWDDPRMPTISGMRRKGFTPTAIRNFIDKVGVAKRENLIEIQLLDFCVREDLNKVAKRVMTVVDPVKLVIENYPEDKEEWVETENNPEQENAGTREIPFSRELYIEREDFKEEANNKFFRLKLGGEVRLKSAYIIKAERVEKDENGEITTIYATYDEKSKSGSGTEESLRKVKGTLHWVSAKHAIPVEVRIYNQLFTVEQPDAEKDVDFLNFINPESVTTVQGFAEPSLKYVAVGEPLQFQRIGYFTKDQDSTDAALVFNRTVTLKDSYKPE; encoded by the coding sequence ATGGAAGAAGAAAAAAAATCACTCAATTTTATTGAGCAAATTATTGAAGATGATCTGGCAAACGGTTTGAACAAGGATCAGATCCGTTTCCGTTTTCCGCCTGAACCTAATGGTTACCTGCATGTAGGGCATACAAAAGCCATCTGCATCAACTTTGGGCTGGGTGAAAAATACAACGCTCCTGTAAACCTTCGTTTCGACGATACGAACCCTGAAAAAGAAGAACAGGAATTCGTAGATTCTATCATGAAAGACGTTGAATGGTTAGGTTTCAAATGGGATAAAGTTTTGTACGCATCCGATTACTTCCAGCAGCTTTACGATTGGGCAGTACAATTAATTAAAGAAGGAAAAGCTTATGTAGATGAGCAGCCATCTGAAGTGATTACTGAGCAAAGAAAAAATCCTGCAGAACCAGGAATTGAATCTCCATACAGAAACCGTCCTGTTGAAGAGTCTTTGGATTTATTCGAAAGGATGAAAAACGGAGAATTTGAAAGCGGTTCCATGTCTCTTCGTGCAAAAATCGATATGGTTTCACCTAACATGAATATGCGTGACCCTGTGATGTACAGAATTTTGAATAAGCCTCACCACAGAACAGGTACGGCTTGGAAAATTTATCCAATGTACGACTGGGCTCATGGTGAATCCGATTATATTGAGCAAATTTCGCACTCGCTTTGTTCTTTGGAGTTTGAAAATCACAGACCATTATACAACTGGTATTTAGATCAGGTTTACGAAGAAGGAAAGGTTAAAAACAAGCAGAGGGAATTTGCAAGGATGAATGTTTCCTATATGATTACTTCCAAAAGAAAGTTACAGAGATTGGTCGCTGAAGGAGTGGTAACAGGATGGGATGATCCAAGAATGCCTACCATTTCCGGGATGAGAAGAAAAGGATTCACACCCACTGCTATCAGAAACTTTATTGATAAAGTAGGAGTGGCAAAAAGAGAAAACCTTATCGAAATCCAGTTGCTTGATTTCTGCGTACGTGAAGATCTGAATAAAGTAGCTAAACGTGTGATGACCGTAGTAGATCCTGTAAAATTGGTGATCGAAAACTACCCGGAAGATAAAGAGGAATGGGTGGAAACTGAAAATAATCCTGAACAGGAAAATGCAGGAACCAGAGAAATTCCTTTCTCAAGAGAATTGTATATTGAACGTGAAGACTTCAAAGAAGAAGCTAATAATAAATTCTTCAGACTGAAATTAGGCGGTGAAGTTCGTCTAAAATCAGCATACATCATCAAAGCTGAAAGAGTAGAGAAGGATGAAAATGGAGAAATCACAACCATCTATGCTACTTATGATGAGAAAAGTAAGTCTGGAAGCGGAACAGAAGAAAGTTTAAGAAAAGTAAAAGGAACACTTCACTGGGTATCTGCAAAACATGCAATTCCTGTAGAAGTAAGAATTTATAACCAATTGTTTACAGTAGAACAGCCTGATGCTGAAAAAGATGTAGACTTCTTAAACTTCATCAATCCTGAATCTGTAACTACAGTTCAAGGTTTTGCTGAACCAAGCCTGAAATATGTTGCTGTTGGAGAACCGCTTCAATTCCAAAGAATCGGATATTTTACAAAAGATCAGGATTCTACGGATGCTGCCTTGGTATTCAACCGTACGGTAACACTAAAAGATTCTTATAAGCCTGAATAA
- a CDS encoding aspartate kinase: MKIFKFGGASVKDADSVKNVSMVLQSQGFAKCLLVISAMGKTTNELEKVVELYFKKDNYQTEIEKIKRKHIEIAEGLFPENHAVFAEINLFFDDIDSFLRRNKSPNYNFVYDQVVSCGEMISTKIVSEYLNEIQFTNQWLDARDYVKTDNSYREGVVDWVKTEEFISNLNPELCYVTQGFIGSDENNFTVTLGREGSDYSGAIFAYCLNADAMTIWKDVPGVMTGDPRKFSDVSLLSNISYEEAIEMAYYGASVIHPKTLQPLQQKNIPFYVKSFVDPTKEGTKIGASDKNQQEESYILKENQDLLKISTRDFSFIAEDHMSLIFGLLSKYKIKVSLMQNSAISLALCLEDKFNHLEELNEELQKIFKTEAIKNVSLFTVRNAKMDHIDKFYHEKNVLLEQISKNTLQMVTQ, from the coding sequence ATGAAAATTTTCAAGTTTGGTGGCGCGTCTGTAAAAGACGCCGACAGTGTAAAAAATGTGTCCATGGTTCTTCAAAGCCAGGGATTTGCCAAATGTTTGCTGGTAATTTCAGCAATGGGCAAAACGACCAATGAGTTGGAAAAAGTTGTAGAACTTTATTTCAAGAAGGATAACTATCAAACTGAGATTGAAAAGATAAAACGAAAACACATTGAGATTGCGGAGGGTCTTTTTCCAGAAAATCATGCGGTTTTTGCTGAAATCAATCTCTTTTTTGACGATATTGATTCTTTCTTAAGAAGAAATAAGTCTCCTAACTACAATTTTGTCTATGATCAGGTGGTAAGCTGCGGGGAAATGATTTCTACCAAAATCGTAAGTGAGTACCTGAATGAGATCCAATTTACCAATCAATGGCTGGATGCAAGAGATTATGTAAAAACAGATAACTCTTACAGAGAAGGGGTTGTAGACTGGGTAAAAACTGAAGAGTTTATTTCCAATTTAAATCCTGAACTTTGCTATGTAACGCAAGGTTTCATTGGTTCAGACGAAAATAATTTTACAGTAACGCTAGGGAGAGAAGGTTCTGACTACTCAGGAGCTATTTTTGCTTACTGTTTAAATGCTGATGCCATGACGATCTGGAAAGATGTACCGGGAGTAATGACCGGAGATCCAAGAAAATTCAGTGATGTATCTCTGCTTTCTAATATCTCTTATGAAGAGGCTATTGAAATGGCTTATTATGGAGCAAGCGTAATTCACCCGAAGACGCTGCAGCCTTTACAACAAAAAAACATTCCTTTTTATGTAAAATCCTTTGTAGACCCTACCAAGGAAGGAACTAAAATAGGTGCTTCAGATAAAAACCAGCAGGAGGAGTCTTATATTCTGAAAGAAAATCAGGACCTTTTAAAAATCTCGACAAGAGACTTCTCTTTTATTGCAGAAGACCATATGAGCCTGATATTCGGACTCTTATCTAAATATAAAATCAAAGTTTCCCTGATGCAGAATTCTGCCATTTCACTGGCATTATGTCTGGAGGATAAATTTAATCATCTTGAAGAGCTTAACGAAGAGCTTCAAAAAATTTTTAAAACCGAAGCAATTAAAAATGTATCTTTATTCACAGTAAGAAATGCGAAGATGGATCACATTGATAAATTTTACCATGAAAAAAATGTATTATTGGAACAAATTTCCAAGAATACTCTTCAAATGGTAACACAATAA
- a CDS encoding alpha/beta hydrolase, whose product MAVYILSNRKIIRHKGEKVDSFSNDEYSIPNFRIAKCDFDNYKEPTAAAKKKKDYTNRNILNYKLFSEPEKQGYEDVLEVLLKEKGIKESPLTANNLGGTQKLFYELYKNMSATKDRSDVLIFIHGYLYDFDDELKAMIDLKRLFIDNPASPVEHILFVSWPASGSIIPLSYFDDKASSINSGTSLLRLFYFYTQFLKDIFSNRDLIPCNQRIHMMTHSLGNRVLQSMLYSLKRENILRVIDQVLLLNADVSYKVFEDSEDSFNKLPLLANRISIYLNRQDLILGASQFTKNILTPRLGKNGPSDITPYKDIVSIIDCTFVKDDVLSGFKYEVGNHWGYLSSSQVQNDIFQNLYGIDRNLISNRTKNNENIFTIIS is encoded by the coding sequence ATGGCTGTTTATATCTTAAGCAATCGGAAAATCATTCGTCATAAAGGCGAAAAAGTAGATTCTTTTTCCAATGACGAATATTCAATTCCTAATTTCAGGATCGCAAAATGTGATTTTGACAATTATAAGGAACCTACCGCTGCGGCCAAAAAGAAAAAAGATTATACCAATAGAAATATCCTGAATTACAAACTCTTCTCCGAGCCTGAAAAGCAAGGTTATGAAGACGTTCTGGAAGTTTTATTGAAAGAAAAAGGCATCAAAGAATCTCCACTTACAGCCAATAATCTTGGCGGAACTCAAAAGCTATTCTACGAACTGTACAAAAATATGTCTGCCACCAAAGACAGAAGTGATGTACTGATATTTATCCACGGCTATCTGTATGATTTTGATGATGAATTAAAAGCAATGATTGATCTTAAAAGATTATTCATTGATAATCCGGCCTCTCCTGTTGAGCATATTTTGTTTGTAAGCTGGCCGGCTTCCGGCAGTATTATTCCATTGAGTTATTTTGATGACAAGGCATCCAGCATCAACTCCGGAACATCATTGCTGAGACTCTTCTATTTTTACACTCAATTTTTAAAGGATATTTTTTCAAACCGTGATCTGATTCCTTGTAACCAAAGAATTCACATGATGACTCATTCTCTTGGAAACAGAGTCCTTCAAAGTATGCTATACAGTCTTAAAAGGGAAAATATTCTTAGAGTTATTGATCAGGTCCTACTATTGAATGCCGATGTTTCTTATAAAGTATTTGAAGATTCTGAAGACTCTTTTAATAAACTACCATTGCTTGCCAACCGGATTTCTATTTATCTGAACAGGCAGGATCTGATTCTGGGAGCCTCACAGTTTACGAAAAACATCCTTACTCCAAGACTGGGAAAAAACGGACCGAGTGATATTACACCCTATAAAGATATTGTTTCTATCATCGACTGTACTTTTGTGAAAGATGATGTATTGAGCGGCTTTAAATATGAAGTTGGAAATCATTGGGGATACCTTTCCAGTTCACAGGTTCAGAATGATATTTTTCAAAATTTATATGGAATAGATCGAAATCTTATCAGCAATAGAACTAAAAATAACGAAAATATTTTCACAATTATTTCTTAA
- a CDS encoding bacteriocin-like protein, giving the protein MKNLRKLNKGELKQINGGRPPLGCNSWNPLEGCCRAWAPGYCGGTTCPDSPPPYC; this is encoded by the coding sequence ATGAAAAATCTAAGAAAATTAAACAAAGGAGAATTAAAGCAAATTAATGGAGGAAGACCTCCTCTGGGATGTAATAGCTGGAATCCACTTGAAGGATGCTGCAGAGCATGGGCTCCAGGTTACTGTGGCGGTACTACGTGTCCGGATTCACCACCTCCATATTGCTAG
- a CDS encoding o-succinylbenzoate synthase, with protein MKASYFKYLLEFKRPSGTSRGVLLDKETFILEISENEKKGVGECAIFRGLSFDDRPDYEEKLKWLCENINQSLEFLKEELKDFPSIWFGYEQAFQNLKFGANLYFPSEFTEGKSAITINGLIWMGDVAYMEEQIQDKLEKGFHCIKLKIGVDWKSEHVILQKLREKFSKEQLELRVDANGGFSKEEAVIVLQQLADLHIHSIEQPIKAGNWTAMTELCAQTPTPIALDEELIGITDPEEKKRLLETIKPQYIILKPALIGGFAGSDEWISLAEEQNIGWWITSALESNIGLNAIAQYTFTKKSPMPQGLGTGALFTNNFESGLDLRNELLWFKI; from the coding sequence ATGAAAGCATCCTATTTTAAATATTTATTAGAATTCAAACGCCCGAGTGGAACATCTCGCGGCGTTTTGCTTGATAAGGAGACCTTCATCCTTGAAATTTCAGAAAATGAAAAGAAAGGAGTGGGTGAGTGTGCCATCTTCAGAGGCCTGAGCTTTGATGACAGACCGGATTATGAAGAGAAATTAAAATGGCTTTGTGAAAACATTAACCAAAGCCTGGAGTTTCTGAAAGAAGAATTAAAAGATTTTCCGTCTATTTGGTTCGGATATGAACAAGCATTTCAGAACCTGAAGTTTGGAGCGAATCTTTATTTTCCAAGTGAGTTTACAGAAGGAAAATCTGCTATCACAATTAATGGACTGATCTGGATGGGAGATGTTGCTTATATGGAAGAACAGATTCAGGATAAACTGGAGAAAGGATTTCACTGTATCAAATTAAAAATCGGGGTCGATTGGAAATCAGAGCACGTTATTCTTCAGAAATTAAGAGAAAAATTCTCCAAAGAGCAGCTGGAACTGCGTGTGGATGCTAACGGTGGATTCAGTAAAGAAGAAGCTGTGATTGTTCTTCAGCAACTGGCAGATTTACATATCCATTCCATAGAACAGCCTATTAAAGCTGGAAATTGGACTGCTATGACTGAATTATGTGCTCAAACACCAACTCCAATTGCTTTGGATGAAGAATTGATCGGAATTACAGATCCTGAAGAGAAGAAAAGACTTTTAGAAACAATAAAGCCACAGTATATCATTTTGAAACCAGCCTTAATAGGTGGTTTTGCAGGATCTGATGAATGGATTTCGCTGGCTGAAGAGCAGAATATTGGCTGGTGGATTACTTCTGCATTAGAAAGTAATATTGGTCTGAATGCTATTGCACAATATACCTTCACAAAAAAAAGTCCAATGCCGCAAGGTTTAGGCACTGGAGCTTTATTTACCAATAATTTTGAATCCGGCTTAGATCTCAGAAATGAGCTGTTGTGGTTCAAAATATAA